One window from the genome of Periophthalmus magnuspinnatus isolate fPerMag1 chromosome 18, fPerMag1.2.pri, whole genome shotgun sequence encodes:
- the LOC129457146 gene encoding uncharacterized protein LOC129457146: protein MASLTESSAHLNNSHHSSSHPKGQSNPSSNLPFFDHISNPDHNKFTCSSAFIITSYYSFLLLAAPPLHPTNTKSALFKPPLHEAWLLQFMLHPTTSPEPPQVIISSLHSPQPHLRVQAPVTCELGFEKKRQHQYLSFHQNMRNMASLHSLTVQCLLLVSTAQMNGLQEKDIFLPAAFGDNIKLSCISSDNVKIGARFSWYRQKLGMKPVLISSYFKYDQKDEFYGEFSRDKRFRLDYENDKHDLHINNVSMSDSAVYHCVKCYLHQIDFLESVTVIVKTLEPTIEVRQSAHEEIEPGHSVILNCSVQTESCEGPHRVHWFKQFVESAAGVLYSHGGGNMHDGCKNKGKSPTNSCVYNLPIHNVSSEQTGTYYCAVAACGQVLFGNGTQITIKDWIVYILRGTLALSSVLVLLLHCLSLKRNPGFLVQVQNPEVGNLHYAALSVKTSIQKTEEDCKYRQHVTVQQHQ from the exons ATGGCCTCCCTCACCGAATCATCTGCTCATCTGAATAATTCCCATCACAGTAGCTCCCACCCAAAGGGCCAGTCCAACCCTTCGTCCAATCTACCATTTTTCGACCACATTTCCAATCCAGACCACAACA agtttacctgTTCGTCAGCCTTCATCATCACCTCCTATTACTCCTTCCTGCTGCTTGCtgcacctcctcttcatccaacCAACACCAAGTCTGCCCTATTTAAACCCCCATTGCATGAAGCATGGCTGCTTCAGTTCATGCTGCACCCCACCACCTCCCCAGAACCCCCTCAGGTCATCATCTCATCCCTTCACTCGCCTCAGCCTCACCTCAGAGTCCAGGCCCCAG TCACATGTGAGCTAGGCTTTGAAAAGAAGAGACAGCATCAATATTTGTCATTTCACCAGAATATGAGGAACATGGCATCTCTGCATTCTCTTACCGTCCAATGTTTGTTGTTGGTTTCTACGG CTCAGATGAATGGTCTTCAAGAGAAGGATATTTTCCTCCCAGCAGCATTTGGAGATAACATTAAATTGTCTTGTATTTCTTCTGACAATGTCAAGATCGGAGCAAGATTTTCCTGGTACAGACAAAAATTGGGCATGAAACCAGTACTCATCTCTTCCTACTTTAAATATGACCAGAAGGATGAATTTTATGGAGAATTTAGCAGGGACAAACGTTTCAGACTGGATTatgaaaatgacaaacatgACTTGCACATCAACAATGTAAGCATGTCAGATTCTGCTGTTTATCACTGTGTGAAATGCTATTTACACCAAATTGACTTCCTAGAAAGTGTCACTGTGATTGTAAAGACTTTGGAACCTACAATTGAGGTCCGTCAGTCTGCACATGAGGAAATAGAACCAGGACATTCTGTGATTCTAAACTGTAGTGTCCAGACTGAGAGCTGTGAAGGACCACACAGAGTTCACTGGTTCAAACAGTTTGTAGAGTCTGCAGCAGGAGTCCTTTACAGCCACGGAGGAGGTAACATGCATGATGGGTGTAAGAACAAAGGGAAAAGTCCAACCAACTCCTGTGTCTACAACCTCCCCATACACAATGTGAGCTCAGAGCAGACTGGGACCTACTACTGTGCTGTGGCCGCCTGTGGACAAGTCCTGTTTGGGAATGGGACCCAAATCACAATAAAAG ATTGGATTGTCTACATCCTACGTGGGACTTTAgcactgtcctctgtcctggtCCTGCTTCTTCACTGTTTGTCCTTAAAAAGAAACCCAGGATTCTTAGTACAG GTTCAGAACCCAGAAGTAGGCAACCTCCACTATGCTGCCCTGAGCGTCAAAACCTCCATCCAGAAGACAGAGGAAGACTGCAAATACAGACAGCATGTCACTGTACAGCAGCACCAGTAA